From Juglans regia cultivar Chandler chromosome 9, Walnut 2.0, whole genome shotgun sequence:
AGCTTtgataatcaaataaatattcaacaCGATCCAAAAACACACTTTGCAACTCCGAGGTTTCTACTAGCCAACCCACTGCCCCTAAAGACGCTCGATGGGCATTCAGTTGATTCCTCGTTGCGAATTCCTTGTCCTGCAGACTTTAACCCGTGAAAGTTTGGAGCCAAACCAGAAGAAGAGGGAGGCCAATGATTGAGGCAACTCAGTCTCAAATCTCGAACTGGGTAACCATTCTTCATACTTATCTCCTAAATCAATTAGTTTTTGTCTCAACCAAATAAAATGCTACATTTCATTTGCTCAAAATTGCCCCAAAAACTGAGGCACAGACCTTCGAAACCTAGCCACGCAAACTTTTTCTCAACCTCCTCCCTCAAACCCACTTCAGAGCTTCCTAATCCCAAGGATCCACAATCTCTGATAGTCTCCTTCCTCCAAAATTCATGTGGGCTTTCGTTCGAATCGGCCATTCTGTATTCCAAGAAGCTCAACATTGAGAACGTAAAGAATACCAACTCCGTTCTAGACCTGTTGAGAAATCACGGTTTGACGCAGACCCACATCAGGAACTTAATTAGAATTCGTCCACCATTGCTTTCGGCTGATTTAGAGAATACCCTTATGCCCAACATGAAAGTGTTTGAATCCTTGGGGTTTTCTGGTTCAGGTTTGGCCAGCATGCTTAGCAAATACCCAGCTGTGCTAGAAAGTGATGCACACGCTGCTGTTGAGTTTTTTAGGGCACATGGTTTTAGTGATGAGCAAATAACAACTTTGACGATGAAGCGTCCCTCATTGTATATGTATAATGCTGACAAGATTTTTAAGCCAAAGTTGGTGTTTTTCAAATCGTTAGGCTTGTCAGATCTTGAAATTGCACAGCTTTTATCCTCTGAGCCTTATATTCTATCAAGGAGCCTCGAAAAACAAATCATTCCGTGTGTTCAAGAGCTTAAGCGGGTTTTTGGCACTGATGTGAATTTCTTAAAGGTTATAAAGGCATGCTACCTAATACTCGAATCAAACATGGTTCATATGCTACAGCCCAACATCGACACGTTGAAAAGCCATGGTGTTCCCCAGTCTCTAGTTTTGAAACTCTTCTTTATACGACCAATGTCACTGCTTATCTGTAGCAATCGGTTTAGTGAGATTGTTAGTGAAGTTATGAAATTGGGTTTTGATCCCAATTATCTGTCGTTTGTTTTAGCCATCAGGTCCATGGCACTAAATAGTACAACACTGTGGGAGCAGAAGGTGAAAGCTTTTAGAAGTTTTGGTTTGTCAGAGGATGAAATTTGTTCAGCATT
This genomic window contains:
- the LOC108994339 gene encoding transcription termination factor MTERF2, chloroplastic-like isoform X1, with translation MLHFICSKLPQKLRHRPSKPSHANFFSTSSLKPTSELPNPKDPQSLIVSFLQNSCGLSFESAILYSKKLNIENVKNTNSVLDLLRNHGLTQTHIRNLIRIRPPLLSADLENTLMPNMKVFESLGFSGSGLASMLSKYPAVLESDAHAAVEFFRAHGFSDEQITTLTMKRPSLYMYNADKIFKPKLVFFKSLGLSDLEIAQLLSSEPYILSRSLEKQIIPCVQELKRVFGTDVNFLKVIKACYLILESNMVHMLQPNIDTLKSHGVPQSLVLKLFFIRPMSLLICSNRFSEIVSEVMKLGFDPNYLSFVLAIRSMALNSTTLWEQKVKAFRSFGLSEDEICSAFKRQPLCMTHSEKKIKKMMGFFVNKLKMKPSMISKSPNLLQYSLEKRIIPRCSVLQVLMLKGLIKDNIGILYMVAMAEKEFMVKFVSKYQNEVPDVVRAHQGKIEFQGLPIAMKM
- the LOC108994339 gene encoding transcription termination factor MTERF2, chloroplastic-like isoform X2 codes for the protein MLSKYPAVLESDAHAAVEFFRAHGFSDEQITTLTMKRPSLYMYNADKIFKPKLVFFKSLGLSDLEIAQLLSSEPYILSRSLEKQIIPCVQELKRVFGTDVNFLKVIKACYLILESNMVHMLQPNIDTLKSHGVPQSLVLKLFFIRPMSLLICSNRFSEIVSEVMKLGFDPNYLSFVLAIRSMALNSTTLWEQKVKAFRSFGLSEDEICSAFKRQPLCMTHSEKKIKKMMGFFVNKLKMKPSMISKSPNLLQYSLEKRIIPRCSVLQVLMLKGLIKDNIGILYMVAMAEKEFMVKFVSKYQNEVPDVVRAHQGKIEFQGLPIAMKM